In Opisthocomus hoazin isolate bOpiHoa1 chromosome 12, bOpiHoa1.hap1, whole genome shotgun sequence, the sequence ACAGAGCGTTTACTTTGCCCAGTTCCACGTATGCAAGCGGACAAGGACGCTCAAGATACTCATCTTGGGTTAAAGATAAAGGTTTTTGTTGTTCATGCTACCGAGGTCAGCTGCAAGTCAAAAGATTGGGTGCAGATTAGAATATACCACAAGAGATGGGCTTCATACTTGGCACTCTTAGTAGATACAGGCTGGTCATGCAATTTCTGAACAGGTCTGGAAGCAGAAGATACAACGGGCTCCTGGGAAGAGTCTGGGCTTTCACTTGACTCGCTGTACTGGCTGTCTTGCTCCATGACCAGTTTGCTTATGGTCAACAAGCGTTTGCCCTTATGGGGTATTACAGGAGGGTCTGAGATCTCAGAATCTTGATTCTCCTCTTCTTGCCGTCTCTTGGTTCTGTGGGATACAGAAGGAGACAGTTGCTTGGGGAAAGAAAAGTCTGTTCCATCCAGTTTGGTGAAGAGCGCATCAGAATCCTGGGAGTCCGACAGGATCTTGAAAGCTTCTCTCAGAACAGAAATCCCATATGTGGTTACAGATCCAGAGGGCTGCctacaaaataaacagaactaaGCAGGTTGTAAAGATTTCACCAAGGTGGCTCCACTTCACTCAAATCGGGCTTTTCCCCTACAGCATGACCCTCAGTAACTCATTATGACCCTAGGGCACGAATAAAATCTACTGAGGGCATTCCCCACCCTTCAGCCCGCCCTCCTTCTAAACGGAGCAgtgtgccaggggagcaggtctCAACACGCCCACGCTCCCTGCTAGAGACGGCACCGGGCACCCTTCTGCTGTTCTCACCTAAGGGCTGAGCCATACAGACACCAAACGCTGCTCCACGAGAGCAAACCTTCTGGCAGCCACTGCCCTCCCTCCCTAAAGCACTAAGTAtcttcagaaaaaagcaaatcTCTAACGTTTTTACTGTGTTGCAGACAGAGGTCTCACACTGACCGCCTCTGGGCCTTGCTCAGGCAGACCTGCTTGGGCTGGCGTTCGGGGAAGTTAAGAGCTGCCTGGACAGAGCAAACTACCCCTCGGAAGAGAACTGCTGCCAAACATCATCCACAACGCAGGGCcagactcctctgcccacctTTCTGCGTCCCTGAAGGACACTCCTGCAAgttctggagctgctgctggttcTTTAGATATTTCCATAGGCTCTGAAGCATCTTCCAAGCAATTAACCGCCGCTGTTATATGCTCAGGAGTCGCTGCTGGGTCAGTAGCTCCTTCCATAGgctcaggagctgctgcagagtcACTAGCTCCTTCCGTAGGCTCAGGAGCGGCTGTGGGGTCGTTGGGAGCTCCCTCCAAGTCTTTCGCTGTTTCTGCAGGCCCTGGAGCTCCTGCTGGGCCCTCTGCCCTTCCCGAGGGCTCCGGAGCTGCTGCCTGGTCCTTCGGCCCGCTTGCAGACTCAGGAGTCGCCGATGAGCATTTCTGTTCTTTGGCATGTTCTGAATTCAAAGTCTTTTTCATTATCTGGGACAGAGAAAAAGCACGTAACCGTTACAAAGATTATTCCCGTACCACCATGTGATTTCATCCCTCCCAAAGGCATTTTAAACTGCCACCCGCAGTTCAGTCGGCACCACGCACACAGCTCATGTCTATCAATTAAAACTTGTTACATGGATTGAAAAATGTGTCCATCTGTATAAAGCTTTCAGGAACAGACTCAATTTAAAGCATTTTGGATTCAACCACTGTTAATTAGCTGCCTAAACTCCAACTTATACTTGCGCAGAAGGCACACAGAAGCCAAACTACCGTGTTTCATTGCCTCATGGCAAAACAAGCGTCAGCCCTCCCCCAATCTGCATCTCGTGCTGTTTTCCTGCTACTCCTTGCTGCGCCAGAAGCAGGCGCAGGATGGGAAGTCAGGCAGGGCAGACACGTACCGTCAGCAGCAGTGGCTCCGAATCGTCCACATAGCTCTTCAGGAACTGAAACACGCTCTGCTGGAAGTTCTTGTAAGAGAAGTTTTTGACCATTGGATGAGTGAAATTCTTCTCCCGGATGACAGTCAGCAACTCGTTCCTCTTTTTCTAGAGGAGAGGCAAGAATGCTCTGAATAGGTACAAGGGTATAGATGACAACTGCAGGAGCTAGGATCCGGCCTTTCCAAATCCTGGAGGATTTGACATTCTCCAGGCACAATTAATTTACACTGACACAAGGCTGGGAAAAGGCCAGGGGAACAGGAGAGCCGTCTTGTTTCAGCAGCTCTGACTTTTTGCTTCCAATGCCCAAGACACTGCATCGCCTCCAGAAATCGGAACAGGGACTCTTTCTGCTTTCGGAACCAGCCCTTCTCACGAACTCACGCTCTATGTGTCAGCTTGAGTTTGCCTCAAGGCAAAAGATGAACGTTGATGCCTGAAGACCCACGAAGATATGTGAGGGAACGCAACAGAGTGAGCTCCACAGTGACAATCGACAAGCTTTAGAACTGTGCAACGCTCAGGGTCCATCACTCGATGAGGACTCTTTCCATTTCGGCACCCTTTGCCTTTCCTCCTGCTCAGGTTTCCCCAAGAGGCTTCTCAGGGAAACCTTCTACGCCTGCGAGATGGGTCACAAGTGCCCCCCCTCCACCAACACCCTCCAAGACATCGCACAGCCCCCAAACAGCCATCCTTCATTCCGACGCAGACTCACCTGGTTTCTGGGCTCCTTCCCCATGTGCCTCTTGACAATTTTTGAAGCTTTATCAAACTCTCTGTTTTTGATGCAGACAATAAcagcctgcagaagaaaacaaacaccagTTTCTCTGTTGACACTTGACCAGACTCTCTAGATCAGCTTTGGAAAAGCATGTCTAATAATCAAGCACGGCAGCACAGGTCACAGCTAAGGACCAACGTACACAGAGAAACAGCTTCCACATTAACCGATGAAGAAGCACATACACTGAAGATACGCGTTTGCGGCCAAGTCAGTACCAACTACGGTATTCTACACTGAGTCAGTTCCCACTGTCACTTACACAAGACTTTTCTAAGACAACAGATGAGCAGAGtatttcttgaaaaagaaaaaggccttACAGCTTCCTTCACCATTTTCTGAACAGTTTCCACCGTCTTCTCAGCCACAGAGAATTCTTTCTGAATGAGCTCCAGGACGCCGATCGCCGATTCAAGAGGGGTGAGGTCCGACTCTCGATCGAAGGTGCAATCTACAAGAATTCACAGCCATTGGTTTTGGTTTGCGAGACGCTCACAGTGATGCCTTACCCAGCGCTAGCTACTTGATTTCCTCAGCGCGACTCCAAATTCTACTGGCGATGAAGATGCCAAGTGTCTAGACTGCAAGACCCGCCACCCCCAGgcacagaaaagctgcagaagtACCACCTGACTACAAATAACTGATCCAGGGGCAGCGTTTCAGAAGCTACGAGGGGTGCACAGATAGCAGGACAGCCCCGGAGCTGGGGTGTGACCACACTGCTCCTGGCTAAGGGCAACAGCCCTTCCCTTCCTACGGCAGCGCGACGCAGACATGAAAAGCCGAGCTCTCTGGCCCCTCACCCTCAGGGAAAAGCTCCCACAGCCCAACAGCCTTGGCCCAAgtggaaacacagcccccaggagctgcAGGGACGCAGCCGCGGACCAGGGCACGCTGCGGCTGGGGGAGCGGGCTGCGAGTCAGCGCTGGGAGTTCTGCAGGCCCGCGCCGGGAGGGCTGGGGACCCACCGAGGTTCTCGCCTTCCTCGATCCGCGACAGGAGCTGCATTATGCGCAGCATCTGGGCCACCGTGGGCTCCTTCTCCAGGGGCCGCACCAGCAGCGCTGCGGGACAAGGGGCAGGTTACACCggtacggcccggcccggctccccctgCTCTCCCTCACGGCCTGGCCCCTTCCCATCAGCcaacccccagccccgcagaccctcacggcccggccccgctcctcccgctcTCCTCCACGGCCTGGCCCCTTCCCATCCAccgacccccagccccgcagcccctcacggcccggccccgctcctcccgctcccccccacgGCCTGGCCCCTTCCCATCAgccgacccccagccccgcagcccctcacggcccggccccgctcctcccgctcTCCTCCACGGCCTGGCCCCTTCCCatccgccgccccccggccccgctgcccctcaCGGCCACCCcggctcctcctcccagcccgaccgccgccgccgccgccgccaccctcccccccccgagacccaggcccaggcccaggcccaggcccaggcccgcccggcgcggcccacCCTGCATGACGTCGCGGAGCTGGCGGAAGTCGCGGTTCCGCCCGGAGCGGTAGGCCGCCATGGCCTGGTGGAAGTAGAACTGCAGGACCCAGCTGTTCACCGTCTCCTCGGGgacgccgccccgcgccgccattGCCTCCCGCCGGGCCGGCCGCCCCCGTTTGCCCACCATCGCGCCGGGAAGTGACGTCAGGCCCCGGCGGAAGTGACGATGACGCCGAGCcggcgccccggccccggcgccctaACCTTATCACGCGGCAGCCGCCTGCGGGCGACCGGCATGCACCGCGCCAGCCCGGCCGAgactacagctcccggcgtgcACCGCgacgccgccgggccgcgccggcgccctctggcgggcgggcggggcgctgcagggccgggcacagcaggcaagggcagagcaggcaggggcaggaggaaggggcagaaagcaggggcaggaggaaggggcactgcaggcaggggcagagcaggcaggggcaggaggaaggggcagagagcaggggcaggaggcaggggcactgcaggcaggggcagagcaggcagcggcAGAGCAGGCAGGTGCACAGCCGGCCGCAAGCCGTCCCCACGGCACCGCGCTGCTCTGGGTTTGTGACCGACGGCCGGTGGCGTGCACCCACACGAcagcgcaggggagagggagcACCGACACTAACCCAGGTCAGGCTGTCACGGCTTAAGCACAGCCTCCTGCATCTGCAGGCGTGACTGAACCCTCCAAGTATTAGACAGGGGTTGTTATTTTTTACTGTACTTGGGATACTTCACTTTACGCTCTTTCTTCCAGTCTTTTAAACAGCCAGGACATTTTCACACACTGCCGACACCCGTTCCTTGGACTCCAGCCACCTGCAAATCCCACTCCACTAACCcgtaacaacaaaagaaaaccaggtCCCTGTTTCAGTGTCTTGGGGCAGAGATTTTCCCATAGTTATCTGGACTTTGCATAACGAATCAGAAGCCCCGGCTTCCCAGCGATCCCAGCAAGCGAGGGCCAAGAGGAACTGGTGCCCTGAGGAGGGTGGTTGAGGCGAAGGCCGAGCAGGCGGCTGCCAAGCAGACCCTCTAGGTCATGGGATGGTTCTCTGCAGCTCCAGGCTGTCTCCGGCTCAGATTCGGCGTCGCTTTGGCCCAGCGAACACCACCGACACCGTTCTGGAGCCTACAACACCTGAGGTGGAAAAGCACGTGAAAATTCCTCGCACATGAGGTTACCCAGAACACTCCCTTCCCTCCACCCAGGGCCAGAGGAGAAGGAAACACATGTGAGAAAAATCTGTGTGTCAAATGGAAAACAGTAAAAccgggagggatttttttttttttttttattggcaaaCAAAGggagataaaaataatttgtgcCAGAAAGAAGGGAGGCTGCTCACTGACTGCCCTGGGGAGAGCGAGCGCAGAAAGGGAGCAGTGCGAGGGGGATACGGTACGGCCCTGTCACACAACCAGCCCAAGTGCCGCCAAACGTTCGGAAGGATGCAGAGAGAGATACCGACGGCTGTTTCCTGGGCTGACAGGAGATGACAGAGCGACACGCTTTGATTAAAACACTTTTCTGTATGAAATATTCATCAGCAAAATGGTTCACTCTTTTTCTGTCACAAGGTGCAAGAACAGGTTGCAGGGCTGGGACTCCTGAACTTCACCATTCTCCCCTCGATTGAAGGAGACACTGATCAGCCACAGCAACAGCGTAAGATCAGTCGTCCTTGCGGCCTTTCATACACTGCCGTTGCTCTCCTGActagaaaaatcagtgttttctgaaaagcTCAGGAGCTCCTGCACCTTTCACGTCACTCCAACTAGATGTGCCAGCCACTTCGGCAGATCCCATCAGCCAGTACAGGTTTTAGGATTTTGAGCAACTTCATTTATTTCTGCTCAAAGATCACAAAAGAGTCCCTGGAGTCCTCTCCTAaggggagtgaaaaaaaaaaagcagcagctttctctCCAATATGCCTGGACAAAGCGATGCGGGGACGACCTGCCTTCTCCATGCCGGGCTTCACTCAGGAGAAGCAGCGGACTTGTTGCTCTCGGCCACCTCCTCAGCCTCCCACCCTTGTCCCTGCGGGGCTGCCATCACCTCCTGCCCACCAGCGTCTCCCTGGTGAAGGTCTCGTCCCGTCAGATCTCCTCAGCGGGCTGCTCAgtaggtcccttcccaccctgtTAGACGGAACTGCTCCAGGTTAGGCAAGATGGACGAGGTTCCTGCAGTTCCTGGGATGGTTTGGATGGCAGCCGCTGAAGGAGCCGTAGCGTGCTCACGCTGACAGATGCCAGAGAGCTGTAATCACCACGGCAGAGCCGCGGGGCAGCTGAGAAGGTGCTAATCTCCCCCCgtgctgctggagccaggagaCACCATGTGACAGGGCCCGCAGCCTTGGCATCTCAATCAGGGCTTCCTTCCCACGCGGTTTCATGGCCTGCCTGGGCCAAGTACGTGTTCACAGCACCCAGCACTGGGAGACGATCCTGAAACTGTGATCTCCAGAGTACACGCAGAAATACAAACCATTGGTTTACTCTCTGAATCTTCTACAATGAACACAAAGGAAGCAGGGATTATGGAAGCGGGCAGCGGACCTGGAATGCAAGTGGCCTCGCTGTCCGGTTTCACCAAATCCTTGCCCGGTGTCATCACCAATTTTTCAGAAAAACGTTTGGTGTTCCACGTGCCAAAAGAAACATTGGGCAGGAAGGCACAAATTAGTCACGTTTGTGCTTTTTAGGCTTAACTAGTTGATTTATGGGCTTTGATGAAGTGATtacagatgaaagaaaacattCCAGGGAACAAGATCTGCACGCTGCTGCGGTCTCGTGCCTGTCTTTCTGTATGAGCtactgtggaaaagaaaacaggaaaatcacCGGGGGCACCTGGTCACCACCCACTCCTTTCTCCTCTCTATCGTAGAGCACTGGCTGCGTGCACAGTGCTGCGCCGAACAGAAGGCAACAGCACCTGCCCTAAAGGGCCTGCTCTCTAGACAGACACGAGACAGATTTCTGACTTCTGTTTGGGCTTGATAATGGTAGGGAAGAGCAGCGATTGAATTCTGTTGCTGAAGAAATAAATATGGAGCTCGTCTGTTACCATGATCATTATTTGTACTGCTGATATGCCTAGAAAGCCTGGTCACGGACCAGGATGCCACTATGTTACATGCAAGTGCCAGACAGATACTGCACCAAGTAGTCTTAGAAAGGCTGTGGACAGCTacagaaaaacaagcagcaaggAAAGAGTAGGAAAGTGAAATGTGGAGGAGGACGAGATTGCTTTGCAAAAGACACGGAGAAACTCTGCAAGCATGagagctgcagagaagaaagcacagaggcatttattaaaaaaatttattaagtAGGTTACAGAAATTGATGCTGTGAACCAATTTGAGGCAAAGGTAAGTACTTTGTATCGAAATCGAGACAGGCAGGAAGGATGGGAAGGATCTAGAAAAAGAGACATAGTTTCTGATGAAACCAAGGGATGGGGCCAGCAGAAATGTGCCAAGAGATGGGCAGCCTGATCAAAGCGAGAGGGCAGAGCAACCTTCACAACAGCTCTTTGTGGGAAATGATCCACGACGGCACTTGTCAAGGCTGGGCAGAAGGATGTTGTGGCAACGGGGGTGCACAATGACGAAATCCCACGTTAGTTTACGTAGCCTGGCTGGGGGGAGCTTCCCTCTTAGCAACGTTACACAGTAAGGGAACCTCAAGGTTGTACGTCACGTCAGTGCAAGGAGCTAGAAATGCTTCTCTGTCAGAGGGGATACTCGGGTTACACACAGGATCAGGGAAACAATCCTAACAACTGGAAAAAGACATACAGAAAGGATCAAAAGGAGAAGAATAAGCTCAATAAAGCTATGTTGAGACTGAGCTATTGATTAGGTAGCTCTGAAGAAGTTCCAGAACAACAGGGTAAGACTAACAATATACAAATATCTGGTTAAGTAAGTGTACGGACTTGCCTGAAACAGAGAAGATACTTCATTTGCAAATGCAAATTCAGGCATCTGTGTTACTCTGAAACAGCTGGAGAGGAAGCTGCAAGGTCTCACCCTCCAGCCTGTAACAATGCTAGCGAGGAAAAGGAGGCCAAGGATTTCAAGACCAGCGTGAGTTTAGCAGCTGCTTCGCATAGCCCGAGCACGCACAGCCAGAGTAAGCACAGGCTTCTTGCACAGCCAGAGTACTGGTTCTGACACCTGGCTTGCCAGAAGCCACTGCAGACTTCACTGGGCAACGCTGGGAAAGCAGTGTATATTTATTAAAGGAGGACTTCAAGTGCGCATGCACTGcctcagtaaaataaaaaacaaaaccaaaaaaagctagcaTAGATGAAAGCACCGAGAGACGGAGAAATGTTCTAGCTTTATGGCTGTCTCAATAAATGTCATAAAGTAACACACAGTTTGATTCAGAAGGTGGCCACAGAAAAGCCTACAATTCACCAGAGCAATATAGCAAAGGCAGTGCGTGCGGCCACGCGCTGCGCTACCTACCAGGAGAAGCAGAAACCCCAGTGTGCTGTGCCCGCAGAGCACCAGTAAGAATTCTGATGAAAGACTCCAAGCTCGCTGGGAAGCACAAGGCAGTAAACGCTCTTACGAAGACAAACACTCTTTGATACAGCTCTGAGAACCGAGCCTCTTAATGCACCAGGGAACAACAGCCTGCACGAGGAAAAGTCAACACTGAAAGGGACCAAAGTACATGAAACATTCAGTAATGTTCAACTCTTGCTCTGGTTTATCCAGATTTATAGCTTACTTCCCAAGACAGAGAACACACTAG encodes:
- the TERF2 gene encoding telomeric repeat-binding factor 2 isoform X1, translated to MVGKRGRPARREAMAARGGVPEETVNSWVLQFYFHQAMAAYRSGRNRDFRQLRDVMQALLVRPLEKEPTVAQMLRIMQLLSRIEEGENLDCTFDRESDLTPLESAIGVLELIQKEFSVAEKTVETVQKMVKEAAVIVCIKNREFDKASKIVKRHMGKEPRNQKKRNELLTVIREKNFTHPMVKNFSYKNFQQSVFQFLKSYVDDSEPLLLTIMKKTLNSEHAKEQKCSSATPESASGPKDQAAAPEPSGRAEGPAGAPGPAETAKDLEGAPNDPTAAPEPTEGASDSAAAPEPMEGATDPAATPEHITAAVNCLEDASEPMEISKEPAAAPELAGVSFRDAERQPSGSVTTYGISVLREAFKILSDSQDSDALFTKLDGTDFSFPKQLSPSVSHRTKRRQEEENQDSEISDPPVIPHKGKRLLTISKLVMEQDSQYSESSESPDSSQEPVVSSASRPVQKLHDQPVSTKSAKSFQGRWNSSYGEEAKDNWSEEDELFSDAASFGANSHNATVFGSKKQKWTIQESEWIKEGVKKFGEGRWKAICQKYPFQNRTAVMIKDRWRTMKKLGIL
- the TERF2 gene encoding telomeric repeat-binding factor 2 isoform X2, whose translation is MVGKRGRPARREAMAARGGVPEETVNSWVLQFYFHQAMAAYRSGRNRDFRQLRDVMQALLVRPLEKEPTVAQMLRIMQLLSRIEEGENLDCTFDRESDLTPLESAIGVLELIQKEFSVAEKTVETVQKMVKEAAVIVCIKNREFDKASKIVKRHMGKEPRNQKKRNELLTVIREKNFTHPMVKNFSYKNFQQSVFQFLKSYVDDSEPLLLTIMKKTLNSEHAKEQKCSSATPESASGPKDQAAAPEPSGRAEGPAGAPGPAETAKDLEGAPNDPTAAPEPTEGASDSAAAPEPMEGATDPAATPEHITAAVNCLEDASEPMEISKEPAAAPELAGVSFRDAERTKRRQEEENQDSEISDPPVIPHKGKRLLTISKLVMEQDSQYSESSESPDSSQEPVVSSASRPVQKLHDQPVSTKSAKSFQGRWNSSYGEEAKDNWSEEDELFSDAASFGANSHNATVFGSKKQKWTIQESEWIKEGVKKFGEGRWKAICQKYPFQNRTAVMIKDRWRTMKKLGIL